In the Aneurinibacillus soli genome, one interval contains:
- the mbcS gene encoding acyl-CoA synthetase MbcS, protein MTNPQLHAPEYYNMVNDIERHAQDPNKLALLWESEEGEKKQFTYGELSKASNRLANGLVELGIGQGDKIIIILPRIEQAYISYMAALKIGAVILPGSEMLMPKDILYRATHSGAKAIISYHDLTDRIDEVRLECRTIENYIVFGAEKEGWLPFNSLMEGKSEQFETANTRAGDIAFLNYTSGTTGNPKGVIHTHSWAYAHQAVAAKLWLDVRENDIVWATAGPGWAKWNWSPFISVLGSGATGLVYLGKFDPKKYLSLLEQYKVNVLCCTPTEYRIIAKEEGLDQYNLEHLHSTVSAGEPLNREVIDTFKKYFNATVRDGYGQTENTLLIGTLKGMEVKAGSMGRPTPGNQIAIIDEDGNPVPVGEVGDIAVHRSVPALFKGYLNDPERTAAAFRGDWYLTGDQAKADEDGYYWFEGRSDDIIISSGYTIGPFEVEDALVKHPAVKECAVVASPDPVRGSIVKAFVILRNEADASDEMVKQLQDHVKNVTAPYKYPREIEFVSDLPKTTSGKIRRVELRQAEKERKTQQV, encoded by the coding sequence ATGACCAATCCGCAGTTGCATGCACCAGAATACTATAATATGGTAAACGATATTGAGCGCCATGCTCAGGATCCGAATAAGCTCGCATTGCTATGGGAAAGTGAAGAAGGAGAAAAGAAGCAGTTTACGTATGGGGAGTTAAGCAAAGCATCCAACCGTCTTGCGAACGGACTCGTTGAGCTTGGGATCGGGCAAGGGGATAAGATTATCATTATTCTGCCGCGCATCGAACAGGCATATATTAGCTATATGGCAGCACTTAAGATCGGGGCGGTTATTTTGCCGGGGTCTGAGATGCTCATGCCAAAAGATATTTTATACCGTGCCACACATTCTGGCGCGAAGGCGATTATTTCATATCATGATCTGACAGATCGTATTGATGAAGTGCGTCTGGAATGCCGTACGATTGAGAATTACATTGTATTTGGAGCCGAAAAGGAAGGTTGGCTACCATTTAATAGCTTAATGGAAGGCAAAAGCGAACAATTTGAAACTGCGAATACACGCGCAGGCGATATCGCGTTTCTGAATTATACGTCCGGTACAACGGGCAATCCGAAGGGTGTTATTCATACGCACAGCTGGGCATACGCGCATCAGGCAGTAGCCGCGAAGCTGTGGCTTGATGTCCGCGAGAATGATATCGTATGGGCGACAGCGGGCCCGGGTTGGGCGAAGTGGAATTGGAGCCCGTTCATCTCGGTACTCGGTTCAGGCGCAACTGGTCTTGTGTACCTTGGCAAATTCGACCCGAAAAAATACCTGTCTCTGCTTGAACAGTACAAAGTAAATGTGCTTTGCTGCACACCAACCGAGTACCGCATTATAGCGAAAGAAGAAGGGCTTGACCAATACAATCTCGAACATCTGCACAGTACCGTAAGTGCGGGCGAGCCGCTGAACCGGGAAGTTATCGATACGTTCAAAAAATACTTCAATGCAACAGTGCGTGATGGCTACGGTCAGACAGAGAACACGTTGCTTATCGGTACGCTGAAAGGAATGGAAGTGAAAGCAGGCTCCATGGGCCGCCCGACTCCAGGCAATCAGATTGCGATTATTGATGAAGACGGCAATCCAGTTCCAGTTGGTGAGGTGGGTGATATTGCCGTACATCGCAGTGTACCGGCTTTGTTCAAAGGCTACTTGAACGATCCGGAGCGTACAGCAGCCGCTTTCCGTGGCGACTGGTATCTCACGGGTGATCAGGCAAAAGCGGATGAAGATGGCTACTACTGGTTTGAAGGTCGTTCTGACGATATTATCATCAGCTCCGGCTATACAATCGGGCCATTCGAAGTAGAGGACGCACTTGTGAAGCACCCGGCTGTTAAAGAGTGCGCCGTAGTCGCAAGTCCGGACCCAGTACGTGGTAGCATCGTAAAAGCATTTGTGATTTTGCGTAATGAAGCGGATGCTTCTGATGAAATGGTCAAACAATTGCAGGATCATGTAAAAAATGTTACAGCTCCGTATAAATATCCACGTGAGATTGAGTTTGTAAGCGATCTGCCGAAAACAACATCCGGTAAAATCCGTCGTGTTGAACTGCGTCAAGCAGAAAAAGAGCGCAAAACACAGCAAGTGTAA
- a CDS encoding alpha/beta-type small acid-soluble spore protein — MANNNSSNKLAVPQAANALDQMKYEIASEFGVQLGPDSTSRANGSVGGEITKRLVQMAEQQLGGRA, encoded by the coding sequence ATGGCTAACAACAACAGCTCAAACAAGCTGGCAGTACCACAAGCGGCTAACGCGCTCGATCAAATGAAGTATGAAATTGCTTCTGAGTTCGGCGTACAGCTTGGACCGGATTCTACATCTCGTGCGAATGGTTCTGTAGGCGGCGAGATCACGAAGCGTCTTGTTCAAATGGCTGAACAACAGCTCGGTGGCCGTGCATAA
- a CDS encoding TerC family protein, translating to MDASFWIGFVNIIIIDIVLSGDNAVVIGMASRKLPPEKRQQAVIWGTGGAVALRVILTALAAWVLLIPYLKAAGGLVLAWIAFKLLAGEEAEGDGIEASGTLWSAIKMIVVADFVMSLDNVLAVGGAAHGDFVLLLFGLGFSIPLLMFGSNLIANLMDRLPVLVYVGAGILAYTAGSMIIQEEVVQQHIAPVLYELTWVVPILVTGLVLGVGLWWRRHTHQSFV from the coding sequence ATGGACGCGTCTTTCTGGATTGGATTCGTCAATATTATCATTATTGATATTGTACTCAGCGGAGACAACGCAGTGGTCATTGGCATGGCCAGCCGTAAACTTCCACCAGAAAAAAGACAGCAAGCTGTTATCTGGGGAACCGGGGGAGCGGTAGCACTGCGTGTGATCCTGACTGCGCTCGCCGCGTGGGTACTGTTAATTCCGTATTTAAAAGCAGCAGGCGGGCTTGTGCTTGCCTGGATTGCCTTTAAACTTCTGGCAGGTGAAGAGGCGGAGGGTGATGGCATTGAGGCTAGTGGCACGCTCTGGTCTGCGATTAAAATGATTGTTGTCGCTGATTTTGTAATGAGTCTGGACAATGTTTTGGCTGTGGGGGGAGCGGCGCATGGGGATTTCGTTCTGCTTCTTTTTGGACTGGGCTTCAGCATTCCGTTGCTGATGTTTGGCAGCAATCTGATTGCAAATCTGATGGATCGACTTCCGGTTCTTGTGTATGTTGGGGCGGGAATTCTTGCATATACAGCTGGTTCGATGATCATTCAGGAGGAGGTAGTGCAGCAGCATATTGCTCCTGTACTATATGAGCTGACCTGGGTCGTGCCGATTCTGGTTACGGGTCTGGTACTTGGAGTCGGTTTATGGTGGCGCAGGCACACTCATCAGTCGTTCGTTTGA
- a CDS encoding Crp/Fnr family transcriptional regulator: MDNEQLLTFLRGVPLFAPLTEEERNSIASVMSRRTMKKRGILFYEGELCTAIYLLEYGRVKVYKTTEDGREQIVNVLQEGDLFPHVGMFGGSPYPATAETLEDTVLYSINVGELTRLLESNARLCIRLLQILESKIRELQRRLSDVLSKDMREKIVNTLLSLARTSGVETEEAHEIHMELTHQDIASMVGTTRETVSRTISQLKREGVLQFDPQKIVLYKKKLFLS, encoded by the coding sequence GTGGATAACGAGCAATTACTTACCTTTTTGCGTGGGGTACCGCTGTTTGCGCCGCTTACAGAGGAAGAACGGAATTCTATCGCTAGTGTTATGTCGCGCCGTACGATGAAAAAACGGGGCATTTTGTTTTATGAAGGGGAATTGTGCACGGCGATTTATTTGCTTGAATACGGACGGGTCAAAGTGTACAAAACAACGGAAGACGGACGGGAACAGATCGTCAATGTTCTGCAGGAAGGGGATTTATTTCCTCACGTTGGCATGTTTGGCGGCAGTCCATATCCGGCCACAGCGGAGACGTTGGAGGATACGGTTTTGTATTCCATTAATGTAGGGGAGTTAACCCGGCTTCTGGAGAGTAACGCTCGTCTTTGTATTCGTCTGCTGCAAATTCTAGAAAGCAAGATCCGCGAATTGCAGCGGCGTCTCTCTGATGTGCTGAGCAAAGATATGCGTGAGAAAATTGTTAACACTCTTCTCTCGCTTGCTCGTACAAGTGGCGTAGAGACAGAGGAAGCGCATGAAATTCATATGGAGCTGACTCACCAAGATATTGCTAGTATGGTCGGAACAACACGGGAAACCGTAAGCCGTACGATAAGCCAATTGAAGCGGGAAGGAGTGCTACAGTTTGACCCGCAAAAAATTGTGCTATACAAGAAAAAATTATTTTTGTCGTGA
- a CDS encoding MOSC domain-containing protein — MQAYVKAVNIGLPVSYDTGGVRWKSAIAKQPVNGERMLGPEGLEGDGQADLKHHGGPDKAICVYPFEHYPYWEERLGRVLPVAAFGENLTVNGLVETDVCIGDTFALGETIVQVSQPRQPCHKLAKRYGVPDMALWVQETGRTGFYFRVIQTGSIQADPGLVLRRLSADPAGISVTCANQLMHYNKEDRDGIRRLLDVEALSASWRATFERRLEGNKEDTGARLNGSVKRG, encoded by the coding sequence ATGCAAGCATACGTAAAAGCGGTAAATATCGGACTTCCTGTCTCTTATGATACGGGGGGCGTTCGCTGGAAGAGTGCAATTGCCAAGCAGCCAGTGAATGGAGAGCGAATGCTTGGACCAGAAGGGCTCGAAGGAGATGGTCAGGCGGACCTAAAGCATCATGGTGGACCGGATAAGGCGATATGTGTGTATCCATTCGAGCATTATCCATACTGGGAGGAACGTCTCGGTCGTGTTCTTCCGGTTGCGGCGTTCGGAGAGAATTTGACGGTGAATGGTCTTGTTGAGACAGATGTATGCATTGGAGATACATTTGCTTTAGGAGAGACCATTGTCCAGGTCAGCCAGCCCCGTCAGCCATGCCACAAGCTGGCGAAGCGCTACGGTGTGCCGGATATGGCGCTATGGGTACAGGAAACGGGACGAACCGGATTTTACTTCCGGGTTATCCAGACCGGAAGTATTCAAGCTGATCCCGGGCTTGTGCTTCGCCGCTTGTCCGCCGATCCGGCTGGCATATCGGTTACCTGTGCGAATCAGCTGATGCATTATAATAAAGAAGATCGAGATGGAATTCGCCGCTTGCTGGATGTGGAGGCTTTGTCGGCAAGTTGGCGCGCGACGTTTGAGAGGCGGCTTGAGGGGAATAAGGAAGATACTGGAGCGCGACTCAATGGAAGTGTGAAGCGTGGATAA
- a CDS encoding response regulator transcription factor, with product MNTKILIADDEDVLRMLITETLEIEDYELDEAQDGLEAYEKIMKHEYDLILLDLMMPGKTGLEVCQLVRAAGKTTPIVMLTAKTQAEDRENAVKAGVNYFFAKPFSPMQLLGFIQEILEENPL from the coding sequence ATGAATACGAAAATTTTAATTGCTGATGATGAAGATGTATTGCGCATGCTGATCACGGAAACGCTCGAAATCGAAGACTACGAACTTGATGAAGCGCAAGATGGACTTGAAGCCTATGAGAAAATTATGAAGCACGAATATGACCTTATTCTGCTTGATCTTATGATGCCAGGAAAAACAGGACTAGAAGTTTGCCAACTTGTACGGGCTGCAGGTAAAACAACCCCGATTGTGATGCTGACAGCCAAAACACAAGCAGAAGACCGGGAGAATGCCGTCAAGGCTGGTGTGAATTACTTTTTCGCTAAACCATTCAGCCCAATGCAGCTTCTCGGCTTTATACAGGAGATTCTGGAGGAAAACCCTTTATGA